From a region of the Streptomyces sp. B21-083 genome:
- a CDS encoding ABC transporter ATP-binding protein, translating to MRHALRLDGVGRRYGIRGPWVLRGVHLELAPGTLTRVDGANGTGKSTLLRVLAGIDAPTEGSITGRPRTAYVPERFPSALPFTAHGYLTHLGAVHKLSRTAAAGAADEWLERLGAAAYARTPMVQLSKGSSQKVAVAQALLADPELLVLDEAWTGLDAAARGELERAVAERTASGASVVFVDHDPGRLAGAPDATYTVIEGGLNLRTAQAGSPTPSGPHLVVEAQGPVGAQPPAEALRWAMSSTETGAPGCHRLCCPATHSDVVLRALLTARPPWHVVSVEPETADNTSTPAGTDESRR from the coding sequence ATGCGACACGCGCTTCGGCTGGACGGTGTGGGCCGCCGCTACGGCATACGCGGCCCCTGGGTGCTGCGCGGCGTGCACCTGGAGCTGGCCCCCGGGACCCTCACCCGCGTGGACGGCGCCAACGGCACCGGCAAGTCCACCCTCCTGCGCGTACTCGCCGGCATCGACGCCCCCACCGAGGGCAGCATCACCGGCCGCCCCCGCACCGCGTACGTCCCCGAACGGTTCCCCTCGGCGCTCCCTTTCACCGCGCACGGTTACCTCACGCATCTCGGCGCCGTGCACAAACTCTCCCGTACGGCCGCTGCCGGTGCCGCCGACGAGTGGCTGGAGCGGCTCGGCGCAGCCGCGTACGCCCGCACACCCATGGTGCAGCTGTCGAAGGGCAGCAGCCAGAAGGTCGCCGTAGCGCAGGCCCTTCTCGCCGACCCGGAACTGCTCGTCCTCGACGAGGCGTGGACGGGCCTCGACGCCGCCGCCCGGGGCGAGTTGGAGCGGGCCGTCGCCGAACGCACCGCGTCCGGCGCCTCGGTGGTGTTCGTCGACCATGACCCGGGCCGCCTGGCGGGGGCGCCCGACGCGACGTACACCGTGATCGAGGGCGGCCTCAACCTCCGTACGGCACAAGCCGGTTCACCGACGCCCAGCGGCCCACACCTGGTCGTCGAGGCACAAGGGCCAGTGGGCGCACAGCCCCCGGCCGAGGCGCTGCGGTGGGCGATGTCGAGCACGGAGACAGGGGCGCCGGGCTGCCACCGGCTCTGCTGCCCCGCGACCCACTCGGACGTCGTCCTGCGCGCCCTGCTCACGGCCCGACCGCCCTGGCACGTGGTGAGTGTGGAACCGGAGACCGCCGACAACACCAGTACGCCCGCCGGTACCGACGAGAGCCGCCGATGA
- a CDS encoding peptidyl-tRNA hydrolase, whose translation MTNDPAVPGDSPFRSEPSPRDEAPQFVLPLVARIEKAAPPARTDALETAARAVLVILGDERSAGDGEWAQAMLDWQDARIRKVVRRARGAEWRRAEALPGITVTGKSAEVRVFPPVPLDGWPKDLARLQVSGTDLDDPEPPLPPDPAVPVLWLNPELDMSAGKAMAQTGHGAQLAWWELSDEARAAWRDADFPLAVRTAEPDRWRELTSSGLPLVRDAGFTEIAPGSATVVADHRSLGRTGFKHLR comes from the coding sequence GTGACCAATGACCCGGCCGTTCCCGGCGACAGCCCTTTTCGCTCCGAGCCTTCACCTCGCGACGAGGCACCGCAGTTCGTCCTCCCCCTCGTCGCCCGGATCGAGAAGGCCGCGCCACCCGCTCGTACGGACGCGCTGGAGACCGCCGCCCGGGCCGTTCTCGTGATCCTCGGGGACGAACGGTCGGCCGGGGACGGGGAGTGGGCGCAGGCCATGCTGGACTGGCAGGACGCCCGGATCCGCAAGGTCGTGCGGCGGGCGCGCGGGGCCGAGTGGCGGCGGGCCGAGGCACTGCCCGGCATCACGGTCACCGGCAAGTCGGCCGAGGTACGGGTCTTCCCGCCCGTGCCGCTGGACGGCTGGCCCAAGGATCTGGCCCGGCTCCAGGTCTCCGGCACCGACCTGGACGATCCGGAGCCGCCGCTGCCCCCTGACCCGGCGGTGCCGGTCCTCTGGCTGAACCCGGAGTTGGACATGTCGGCGGGCAAGGCGATGGCCCAGACGGGGCACGGCGCCCAACTGGCGTGGTGGGAACTGTCGGACGAGGCTCGCGCGGCCTGGCGCGACGCGGATTTCCCGCTCGCCGTCCGCACGGCGGAGCCGGACCGGTGGCGCGAACTGACCTCCAGCGGGCTTCCGTTGGTCCGTGATGCCGGTTTCACGGAGATCGCGCCCGGCTCGGCGACGGTGGTCGCGGACCATCGTTCCCTGGGCCGTACAGGGTTCAAACATCTTCGTTGA
- a CDS encoding DUF4142 domain-containing protein, with translation MPRFNHSALVIAALTTTIAAVSFPVWSYADRSGTGVSNMAAGTVNTQWGPLTASDRDLIVRIRLAGLWELPAAEKAMARSSSATVKDAADHLLVGHSDLDERVRKVAAQLNVELPNQPNEQQQGFLAQMDAAQDGVAFDRTWANLLRSAHGKIFNPIAVVRNNTRNTLVRQLATDTNQTVLDHITMLEKTGQVDFDGIANGTI, from the coding sequence TTGCCGCGCTTCAACCACTCGGCCCTCGTCATCGCGGCCCTGACCACGACCATCGCCGCTGTCTCGTTCCCCGTGTGGTCCTACGCCGACCGCTCCGGCACCGGAGTGTCCAATATGGCCGCCGGCACGGTGAACACACAGTGGGGGCCGCTGACGGCCTCCGACCGCGACCTGATCGTGCGCATACGGCTGGCCGGGCTCTGGGAACTGCCCGCCGCGGAGAAGGCGATGGCACGCTCCAGCAGCGCCACCGTCAAGGACGCGGCGGACCACCTGCTGGTGGGCCACTCCGACCTCGACGAGCGGGTGCGCAAGGTCGCGGCCCAGCTCAATGTCGAACTGCCCAACCAGCCGAACGAACAGCAGCAGGGCTTCCTGGCGCAGATGGACGCGGCGCAGGACGGGGTGGCCTTCGACCGGACCTGGGCGAATCTCCTGCGGTCCGCGCACGGCAAGATCTTCAATCCCATCGCCGTAGTCCGGAACAACACCCGCAACACGCTCGTGCGCCAGCTGGCCACGGACACCAACCAGACCGTGCTCGACCACATCACGATGCTGGAGAAGACCGGCCAGGTCGACTTCGACGGCATCGCGAACGGCACGATCTGA
- a CDS encoding DUF4142 domain-containing protein, translating into MPRLNGSLLVGLAIVGTLGALAYPVVYSYPHRDDAAKAAVVTGETWNTQWGPLTALDRSLIVRVRLAGLWELPAGQQAMQRSTSAAVKEAANHLIVGHNDLDRRARTISAQLNVPLPSVPNAQQQGFLKQMTEASAADYDKVWANLLRTAHGKILPDIATVRNLTRNSLVRQLCSDTNQTVLDHITVLEKTGQIDFETIAEGAAGPSASPTGPPPPVAGVVPPNAPAVEPTGNTPGKSKPSPTTPGVVNTNRPEAKDPNAVTQGG; encoded by the coding sequence TTGCCCCGCTTGAACGGCTCGCTCCTCGTCGGCCTGGCAATCGTCGGCACGCTCGGCGCGCTCGCGTACCCCGTCGTCTACTCCTACCCTCACCGTGACGACGCCGCGAAGGCCGCCGTGGTCACCGGAGAGACGTGGAACACGCAGTGGGGCCCGCTGACCGCGCTCGACCGCAGCCTGATCGTGCGCGTGCGCCTTGCCGGACTGTGGGAACTGCCCGCGGGACAGCAGGCGATGCAGCGCTCCACCAGTGCCGCCGTCAAGGAGGCGGCGAACCACCTGATCGTGGGCCACAACGACCTCGACAGGCGGGCGCGGACCATCTCCGCGCAGCTCAACGTCCCGTTGCCCAGCGTGCCGAACGCCCAGCAGCAGGGCTTCCTGAAGCAGATGACGGAGGCCTCCGCCGCGGACTACGACAAGGTCTGGGCGAACCTCCTGCGGACCGCGCACGGCAAGATCCTGCCGGACATCGCGACGGTGCGGAACCTCACCCGCAACTCGCTGGTGCGCCAGTTGTGCTCGGACACCAACCAGACGGTGCTCGACCACATCACGGTCCTGGAGAAGACCGGCCAGATCGACTTCGAGACCATCGCCGAGGGCGCCGCCGGCCCGAGCGCCAGCCCGACCGGTCCGCCGCCGCCGGTCGCCGGGGTGGTGCCGCCCAACGCGCCCGCCGTCGAGCCGACGGGCAACACCCCCGGCAAGTCGAAGCCCTCGCCGACGACACCGGGCGTGGTCAACACCAACCGGCCGGAGGCGAAGGACCCCAACGCCGTCACGCAGGGCGGGTAG
- a CDS encoding DUF692 domain-containing protein, producing MKRLGRLGTGIGWRPEIADAVEAMPGIDWVEAVAENLCPGHLPESLLRLRERGVTVVPHGVSLGLGGADRPAEDRLTALAERAGALGSPLVTEHIAFVRAGGPLTASPLLEAGHLLPVPRTRDALDVLCENVRIAQAALPVPLAVENIAALIAWPDDELTEGQFLYELADRTGVRLLVDVANLHTNHVNRAEDPAKALAELPVEAIAYVHVAGGFERDGVWHDSHAHPVPDAVLDILADLASRVAPPGVLLERDDNFPDAGELERELDAIRRTLRRAATVESAAVRQTASVTASTATTAAAEASVADDLPDCTPARQRVALAQTALLSALVAGTPVPEGFDRVRLGVQSRALGAKRADVVAKVAPELPEILGAEYRPAFLAYAHGHPMSDGYRRDALDFAAHLLLGGQPETPGSTESRRLLREWWLDRSGPAPRSQHPTARLARATRRVLLRR from the coding sequence ATGAAGCGACTGGGGCGACTGGGTACGGGCATCGGGTGGCGGCCGGAGATCGCGGACGCCGTGGAGGCCATGCCGGGCATCGACTGGGTCGAGGCCGTGGCCGAGAACCTCTGCCCCGGCCATCTCCCCGAGTCGCTGCTGCGGCTGCGCGAGCGCGGCGTGACGGTCGTCCCGCACGGTGTCTCCCTGGGTCTCGGCGGCGCCGACCGGCCCGCCGAGGACCGGCTCACCGCGCTCGCCGAGCGGGCCGGGGCACTGGGCTCACCTCTGGTCACCGAGCACATCGCGTTCGTCCGGGCGGGCGGTCCGCTGACCGCGTCCCCGCTGCTGGAGGCCGGGCACCTGCTGCCCGTACCCCGCACCCGGGACGCGCTCGACGTGCTGTGCGAGAACGTCCGCATCGCGCAGGCCGCGCTCCCGGTGCCCCTCGCCGTCGAGAACATCGCCGCGCTCATCGCCTGGCCGGACGACGAGCTGACGGAGGGGCAGTTCCTGTACGAACTGGCGGACCGGACCGGTGTACGTCTCCTCGTCGACGTCGCCAACCTGCACACGAACCACGTCAACCGGGCCGAGGACCCGGCGAAGGCCCTGGCCGAACTACCCGTCGAGGCCATCGCGTACGTCCATGTCGCGGGCGGCTTCGAACGGGACGGCGTCTGGCACGACAGCCACGCCCACCCGGTCCCGGACGCCGTTCTCGACATCCTCGCCGACCTCGCCTCCCGGGTCGCGCCGCCCGGGGTCCTGCTGGAGCGGGACGACAACTTCCCCGACGCGGGCGAGCTGGAGCGTGAGCTGGACGCGATCCGGCGGACACTGAGGCGGGCCGCCACGGTGGAGTCGGCCGCTGTGCGCCAGACCGCCTCCGTGACCGCGTCAACAGCGACCACGGCAGCGGCGGAAGCGTCCGTGGCCGATGACCTCCCCGACTGCACCCCGGCCCGGCAGCGCGTCGCCCTCGCGCAGACCGCGCTGCTCTCCGCGCTCGTCGCGGGGACGCCCGTGCCGGAGGGGTTCGACCGGGTGCGGCTCGGGGTGCAGTCACGGGCGCTCGGAGCGAAGCGGGCCGATGTCGTGGCGAAGGTCGCGCCGGAGCTGCCCGAGATCCTCGGGGCGGAATACCGGCCCGCGTTCCTCGCGTACGCGCACGGGCACCCCATGTCGGACGGTTACCGGCGTGACGCGCTGGACTTCGCCGCGCACCTGCTGCTCGGCGGGCAGCCCGAGACCCCCGGGAGCACGGAGAGCCGGCGGCTGCTGCGCGAGTGGTGGCTCGACCGCTCGGGCCCGGCCCCGCGCTCCCAGCACCCCACGGCCCGGCTGGCCCGGGCCACCCGACGCGTACTCCTGCGCCGCTGA
- a CDS encoding DUF4142 domain-containing protein codes for MRSNRRSGLGGTGLIVAGLAATLVALIFPVWSYTDRSGTGVDVLNAQTVSTRFGPLSALDRDFLTKVRQAGLWELPAGQQAQLRGTTEAVRIAGRHLIEGHTFLDERVRDVASRLGFVLPDQPSDQQREWLSTMDAAQGEDFDREFANLLRMAHGKVFSVVAQVRASTRNSLVRALADDANTTVLDHIQVLEATGYVDFDALANGMAAASTPPLTNSPAPPGPTSAPVSAVPVTPSPVTTYPLPPPATSPPPEAGEVVELTGPSEEP; via the coding sequence ATGCGATCCAACCGACGTTCCGGTCTCGGCGGTACCGGGCTCATCGTCGCGGGGCTGGCGGCGACCCTCGTAGCGCTGATCTTCCCGGTCTGGTCGTACACCGACCGTTCCGGTACCGGCGTGGACGTGCTCAACGCGCAGACCGTGTCGACACGGTTCGGTCCGTTGTCGGCGCTCGACCGCGACTTCCTCACCAAGGTCCGGCAGGCGGGGCTGTGGGAACTGCCCGCCGGTCAGCAGGCCCAGCTGCGTGGCACCACCGAGGCCGTACGGATCGCGGGCCGACACCTGATCGAGGGCCACACTTTTCTCGACGAGCGGGTCCGGGACGTCGCGTCACGGCTCGGGTTCGTTCTGCCCGACCAGCCGAGCGATCAGCAGCGCGAGTGGCTCAGCACCATGGACGCGGCCCAGGGCGAGGACTTCGACCGCGAGTTCGCCAACCTGCTGCGGATGGCGCACGGCAAGGTGTTCTCCGTCGTCGCGCAGGTCCGCGCGAGCACCCGCAACTCCCTGGTCCGCGCCCTCGCCGACGACGCGAACACGACAGTGCTCGACCACATCCAGGTCCTGGAGGCCACGGGGTACGTCGACTTCGACGCCCTCGCGAACGGTATGGCCGCCGCGAGCACCCCGCCGCTCACCAACTCCCCGGCCCCGCCCGGCCCGACGTCCGCCCCTGTGTCGGCCGTGCCGGTGACGCCCTCGCCGGTCACCACCTATCCGCTGCCCCCTCCGGCGACCAGCCCACCGCCGGAGGCCGGGGAGGTCGTGGAGCTCACGGGACCTTCCGAGGAGCCCTGA
- a CDS encoding TIGR04222 domain-containing membrane protein → MFWSFLLLLAWIAAGTACVRLCLAAVHAAAADPDAGPGGRGRDLTLYEAAFLSGGPARVADLTLVSMARQRRLLLAHTGWATVVDPSGRDEMERSVIGAIGPEGQSRIAPVRTAAAGTEAVRGLADRLVAAGLAVPDGARRGVAFAVRQVRAAALAVVVLGAVALVLPWRGSVPRDLVALWFALPLVLTLSCLAVARIEVHPYSRWASPAGQRLLTALTRRTRTTAPHGAGDEHTYLTSVAVLGVRAVDEPDLRAAFAHREPQDILRERLR, encoded by the coding sequence ATGTTCTGGTCCTTCCTCCTGCTGCTGGCCTGGATCGCCGCCGGTACGGCGTGCGTCCGGCTGTGTCTGGCCGCCGTACACGCGGCTGCCGCCGACCCGGACGCGGGCCCCGGCGGACGCGGTCGTGACCTGACGCTGTACGAGGCCGCGTTCCTGTCCGGCGGACCGGCGCGGGTCGCCGATCTCACGCTGGTGTCGATGGCCCGGCAACGGCGGCTGCTGCTCGCCCACACCGGCTGGGCGACCGTCGTGGACCCGAGCGGGCGCGACGAGATGGAACGGTCGGTGATCGGCGCGATCGGGCCGGAGGGACAGTCACGCATCGCCCCGGTACGGACGGCCGCGGCGGGCACGGAGGCCGTCCGGGGCCTCGCGGACCGGCTCGTCGCGGCGGGCCTGGCCGTGCCCGACGGCGCCCGGCGCGGGGTCGCGTTCGCCGTCCGTCAGGTGCGGGCCGCAGCGCTGGCCGTCGTCGTCCTGGGCGCGGTGGCGCTGGTGCTGCCGTGGCGGGGCAGTGTGCCGCGCGACCTGGTCGCCCTCTGGTTCGCGCTCCCTCTGGTCCTCACCCTGAGCTGCCTCGCCGTCGCCCGGATCGAGGTCCACCCGTACTCGCGCTGGGCGTCACCGGCCGGGCAACGTCTCCTCACCGCCCTGACCCGCCGGACCAGGACCACCGCCCCGCACGGCGCCGGCGACGAACACACGTACCTCACCTCGGTCGCCGTACTCGGGGTCCGCGCGGTCGACGAGCCCGATCTGCGCGCCGCCTTCGCGCACCGGGAGCCACAGGACATCCTGCGGGAACGGCTGCGCTGA